Genomic window (Manduca sexta isolate Smith_Timp_Sample1 chromosome 26, JHU_Msex_v1.0, whole genome shotgun sequence):
cgtaagtatattattagtctgtgatttcacatattagtatttagatggcaaaatatttgaagtagatctgATAAGTATTTGATTTCATACACAAAATGTTTGGTAgaagcaaataaatattatattttactgaattaaaaatagcatgacaatacaagcaaaagttaacgaataacctttcctgattatttaaattgataattatataagtttatcatgtaggtagactcaaactgttggtctgtttggcgaacgtgatacctatttctttagggggaaattacatttacagttttattttgaaaataaattaatagttataggtatgtagtgtggttataattttaatacttctgttgctgttataacaaattaatagataCCTGTATTTGTGGTTTATGGAAAgagaattatctacgtttattgttcgattttacgaatgtttcaattatttacgcttaataagtaatttagtaggtatgtcaacgtttgtcgatttcgaatcaagatTAATTCGTTggcttagtttttgttttccgataaattgcctccgatatcttaactgatgccatttttttttacaccgggttaccttttgaaaaatttcacccttcgccactgtaacaCATTACTTTTTGTAGAAATATTCAAAGATAATTTTTAGCACAGATATAGCAAAGGTAACGATGAGTGAGTGGTTTCATCTATGCATTATCAAAATGACTGTGAACACATGCGTAACAATACTCTACCGTTGGTATACCCGGCGCAGATCTTGTCTCCGGTGATGGAGCTCTTGAAGCTCAAAGGGCTCTGTGCTATGCACTTGTTGATATTGACGCACGGGAATGTGGCCGCTCGGAGCACCCGAGAATTCCCAGAGTTCGCGTTCGTCAGACCCCAACCCACCACCTATGTCCAGATAACAACGCTAGAGTATAACAACATTATTTAGTCTCATTTTGAGAGCGGAGCCCACATGAAAGTtgttaactaaataatttttagaaactCGTCATTTGAAGAATTCTTGTTTTCAGATTCGAACTAATTTCGGGTTTCGTTTCGGGTTCAGTGTCCGGGTCGGGTTtagtaatattggatttttctgctcaataatAACCCGGACCCTGCCGGATTTGTGCCAGTATGGTGGTAGACCTGCTGCCATTTGTATACCATCACCCTGGGATGGCATACAGATGGCAAAAAGAGAGTTacactggttgcgcctctgcctaccctttcgtcGGTGTATGTAGTAACATTTCATAACAGTCAAATGTTATTTCCAATCAGgtcggttttatttttcaccATATTTTTACCTTTCCAAACTTTCCTTCCTCGAGTTGCTCTTCGTCGAAATCAGCAGAAAAATTTATACAGGCCGCCTGCACGTACTCATTGTATCTAAACTCATTAACGAGTATCAGAAGGGCGATGTCGTCTTGGAAATTGGCCAAGAAACCTTGGTAACGAGGTGGAATCTTTATTTCACTCACCTGTGAACATGTTTAAACTATAATACACAAAGGCGGAATAGAGGGAGACAAACCGAGCAACCGCCCGTGGCCTGGGGCTTACAAGGGCCTCGCGCGGAGCCTTGAAGGACCTATTTTACGATTGTACCGCCAAAACTTAACGTAGTCCGGGGTCTCGCGTCGTTTGGAGCTGCAACTGATAATACACCTAAATGAcagtttataaatgaatttaaaatatttagtaaaaacaaaagCATTATAATCTTTCCAATACCTGTCTTTATGCTTACTAATGGTCGTCCAGGTGtctaattaaaagtatttatagcagattatgtatatactatatataaattttattttctcctcTATATGACTTTAAATATACCAAATGTAACCCTCCTCCGTACGCGCAagtgaaaaaggttttttttttttgttaagtattaatcttattttaaattctatattacTCCAACTTTCAGAGTTTTCTTGGACTCGAGTttttttgctcgggtttattgACCACCCGCCCTGATGCCTTCAGGGAAGAGGTAATTCAGTCTCCCTGTTGTTCCCCGAGTACGAAAAACGTGTCCCCTAACACTTTGCTCTATATTATAGATGTAAGGATTGCTGCTTGTTTTTGGAGGATGTTGATATCTAAGGTGGAGTTTAACGTGTTGATATATCTCGATAAACTTTTTTGTTACTATAGCAGTTGAACCTGTGACTAGAGGGATGACCTGTGTTTGCTTGCTCCATATACGCCTGATTTCAGTTTTGAGTAGGtggtatttattaagttgttCTATTTCCTTTGCTCCTATATTGTAATCTGAAGGAACCGTAACATTTATGAGGTAAGTGAAATTGttacccttttttatttttttatttttttttacggaggtaaatcgtcagttgactatctcccgccttgggatgggcgggagagcgtgtcagacttttactgactaagaacctacggtgttcccatcctttgcctatgtgcctaggtccaagatccggtggcattgagacctaggcaggcaccggccctaaagggccccgcaaattatgctgacactgctcttcgaggcgcgcgtggaacactacgcgccgtacacacgggccgttggggtgtttcgggcgacgagctacccaatgctcatcacccgacggtccgcgcctacggaggccgacgatcctcagcagacgttcgacgcccgcgtcttgtgcgtctgccgtggcggatgggacgttgggcgctttggcgccgtatccgttccgccacctcctttgcgagcatcacgtcctcgcagaaggaggtgactgcgtcccactctctctcgccccggagcatggcttctaccaggccccgacgcgagaggtctccgccaccgatggccgttgtgagaacacggcggtgctcagcccaagctgggcacacctccaatTGTTacccttcaccattaaagcaagcgatatttcacaaacaataaacatattagtttagaaaagttaaaggtgtgtgcccttgggatttgaacctgcggacattcatctagGCAATCAGTTTcgtacccaactaggctatcgcctagTCATAgatatgtacataaaatatttctttgataaAGAATTCATGTATAGAGCTTACCGGGTAATTTAAACTCTTCAAAAACATATATTCCACtataatatagaatctaaactGTATTGTCACTCACGTCTGATCGTTGAGCATCGACATCGTCAGTATGGTTCCACTCGCGATATACATTGCCAGCCGCTACTGCGAATTGCGACGCAGGGGGCATACCATCAACAGGGTCCGTCATGATACAATGTGCGgctaaaaaaacaatacacttAGTATTcacaacgaaaatattaaatgtgaACTTCTAAggtaaaaaaacaagaaataaacaaaaatacatcgAATTGAGAACAAGGTGGacgtgataggatatattttatatccgtccggatagcgaccaccgtacacaaggtgttaaaacccgccgtattTTCCCatataagtgtcgcgttccgggatcagcctgtgttaatcgggttccaacaggccggcataattgtgttgattgacgagaggtaacatctcgtcagtcgacattctattggatcctcatccacttaccgtcaggtgggGCCACTTTGGCGTGCTcgcataaaacaaatataacctTCGCCTTTTAAGAAGGCCAATAAAATCGAATAAAGTAAGGTGCGTCATATGATTTCATTGGTGATCTAACAGTTCCTCGTTCCCCGatctatatgtaatatatacaaaGGACTGGTTGCATAGCCCTTCGTTGCAGTGGCGACggttgaaattttccaaaaggtaacccgaggcaaaaaaaataccttagtTAAAATAACGCGACCAATTTATCAGCAAAagaactaagacaaacgtaaataaacctaaaagggaagccggtaggaattcgcttcgccactgctacgtTCTAGTCTTGGggccatattaataaatcaatttcagCTTTACTTCCAaaggaaatttaattttttaactatttaacAAGTTTAAACTATGATTTAAGAGCTTGCTCGTTGCTACATAAACATAAGTCAGCTTTCAAAATTTGTAACTTGTTATGTCATTTGGTTTcttttgtaaagttttttttctttttttatcaacGCATTAACTTCCTTCAAGTTATGTTACCCCCAAgtctgatatataaaaaaagggaagaaaaaaaagaaaaaatagcgacaaaaaatatacatattacctTAAAATTTAGCTACTCctgtaactttaaaatttaaatactgttacaattactatttaaaaaaaactgaggCGACAGTCGACCTGTGGCAGTCTGTTGTCCTCACCTGTCACGACGACGTTCTTGGTGATCACGGTGCCGCCGCATATCTGCTTGTACGGATTCTTGGTCTTCAAGTACAGCCCCGCGTGCCACGGCGCCATGCCCGAATTTATAGCATAACCATTACTTATCCTTGGTATAATTTTAAGCTGAGAACCTGCGTATTTGCCAgcacctgtaaaaatatatgaagtgcCAAAAAGCAGCAACTACCTTTTGGCACATGACCGATGTTTATCGGTCGAcattaatcaatcaatcattaCGGCATTAATGATGTTTTTTATGGTATTCCTGCAGTCCATACCGAGAGGAACCTGGAATGGGATACTGGGTCCCCTGGCTTAAAGACTGTAAGGTACCGGAGGAAATTGAGAAGAGGAAGATCTCAAAAGAAGTGTTGAGTAAGGAGAAAGGATCTTAGGATCGGCGGAGAGGAAAGGGAAGAGACATTTACGCGGTCCCTTATAGGCTTCAActttaatatacagggtcattttgacattgcattactaaatgaaaccacatactcgtcttcacctttgctgacattgtgccaaaagttATCCATTAATAAGGCATATTTTCATCGAACagcctggttttagttttctgatttttttatcattttatagtttaatgcgaataatGCGTGTGCGTtggtgtatttttgactgaaagtatgatgttgtcgCTTTTTTTAGAATAGcattagagcgcgtaaaattaaaatgatttttttattaatgagaattttttattagtaagaaacttacactttttattttacatctacggctcaagtaacttattgtaaagtgttatttccaagaaataagtatgtggttttattttagtcacgtgatttcaaaatgaccctgtatattataatttattaagtaaattacaaatttagAACATATTAGGCTATGAACAATAATTAGGTACATTAATGATAACTTGATAATGACATCTATCTGATAAGCCCGTTGTTAATATAATCGGTATCGAGTAGTATAACAACgtttaaataacgttagatggcgcaccttgtatttagttacCTAGAAATTCcgttatcaaaattaatttgtgacgccacaggcgcaaggtaacccgctgtcgaGCGGCTTCATGTTTGtagtacattttaaatatagatggcagcactttctatgccTTAATATTGTCGTTCGCAGAATCATGCGAAAGATATGGACGAAATATAGGCAAAGCAGcgatcatattattatttatccacAAAGGGAACCCAAGCCTGTTCGGTGTcgcgttaaccgactttgtattaTGGTCACTTTTAACGGCAATTaaacttcataatttattatgccaCCAAGTTACAGTGTTCGTAAATTGTcatatccattttattttttgatagttctgtgatattttGTTTACCAGTGTGTATTATAGtggaaataactacctgtgatcaatGTAATGTTTACCTATATGTAAGTATACTATTAGTTTATGATTTCATATAagtattagtatttaaatagtTAAGTATTAGAAGTATATCTGATTAATTTTGATTTCCGACACGAAATtattgttagaagaaaataaattttatattttactaaatttaataacgcGACGATATAAGGAAAACTTGAAGAATAACATTCGTtgattatttgaatatttaaattgataatgatACCTATAAGTAAATCAAGTGCTTAGGTACACTTAAACTGTTCGTCTGTTTGACGAACGTGAAGCCTATTTGTTTAAGGAAAGAAcattcacaaatttaaattctgGGAATAGACTAATACTTAAAACTaggtattgttataaaaatttgaatacGTACTTTTGTTGCTCTTATAATGAATAccataaggtcagtcggggcaagtgcgccgacggggtaagtgcacctaccctaaataaatcgaaaactattgatgttatacaattaccgcaatcttatatcgatgctactaactgaaatacagttccactaaaaaacataaatagctatgttcattttaatacgatttattcgccattttattttaagtgtcatttagacctgtaaacagagatgaccccgtgaaagataacatcaaatatttcaagatatttaacatatttctgtaaaccagtaaggtgaatacatagtttaaaccttttattttaacttcctgtctgaattttatttatatatactaaaataaaggatttttagcaatgcgaaaaaatgtacttaaaaattgtcgagtagggcaagtgcgccacagttaatagtcgtatggcgcacttgcccctgatccatatataaccaaccttttttgagaataagttttactaatatgaattattattataaaaatgttatacttaacagcagaattttttgtactcaaggtattttgtttcgagccgacttaaataaaagggcgtattagttaattcgtttttacaaaagaaaaactgaaataccttggtctagagcaactttacgtgaataggttccaactgttcgatcaggcacgttatctggatataatgcagctaaaacatatcaaatgtcataaggccaatttctaagtaattgagttataacgcattcgaaattgttaatttctacatttttgtatgttattttagtttttagaaataaaatggattttatattagggctaccattttttattccaacatatccgcacacaaaactgtaatatagcaaaaatcttatatagcaaaaaaaaaatctaaaatgttttgaagccctgatttacatatatatggcgcacttaccccgaattacatttgacagccatagtttgttataatattgagtgattaaaaattatccaagagcattgcgagtaaaacttatttctctatggactaaaatgagtgttttctttataatgtttcatattggcgtttttttttacacaggcgcacttaccccatttccggaggcaagtgcgcctactaccattttttttactttgagcaaaatattattaatttatggtccaatttccttgaatggctataggttgttatcacaaaataccaaatattcttaaattaataaaattatattcttaagtcagcacaaaaagaaattattttgcattgaatccagctatgaaaattttatggcgcacttcccccgactcaccttatatatttgtagagggggaatttatgtttattctttgattttattaatgtttcaattatttacgcataataggtactttagtaggtatgtcaacGATTGATTTAGAATTCAGACTTATCCGCCGTTTTACTTTTTCTTATTCGATAAAttagccgcgatatgttaactcaGGCAACGTTTTTTTATCTCGGGTCACCAAAACTAAAATACCAAAGCTACAATAATTTCACCCTTCACCGGTgcgaagtttggaatttgtggtCTATGTAGTGAGAGGCTCGCGCCCTATCACACGTGGTAcagaattataaatgtaaaacacCGGTTTAAAACGTTTTATACCAAATGTTACCGATATTAAACCCCAAATAAACCATAATGATTGTATGTGTGttgtatgtttacgcgaatgttagacattaaaattaaactatttttcggattttatggcggatttaatattttagttttctcctgacgtttcgaagactttgcagcctttggtcacggagggactgaggtgttgttcatccgcaaagtcaaagttacaatatctacctaaattttataaatatacaactttgtttttttttagcttttggtggtccgatctacgcagaatgagctcacagtgtcttgaagtctggcagccggtcttttgggttccgatttaattaaatgtagaactggatcccaggcttgtgcaagcttccaaccatcctccctattgaaattaagatgttttttaatttcaatagcctcgcgaattatcctaggcaggaatcggtgttctttgacaaggatttgtggcttgtctagccGCAGATAATGATCGGAGCccccttcagagtgttcagcgactacAGACTTCCTAGAGAGTCGATGTTTAACGTCAGCTATATggttttacgcgggtccctatatttctttttctatataacagaggccacagttgcaatctatattgtatactcccggttccaAATAAACCGTTGTAATCGGTATAAAACTAGGTTACAAAAAGAAGAACTGCGTTTCATACTTCATTGTGGACAATTTTTAACCACCTGACGTCATGTTTCGTTTTAATTAGTATATAGAAAATCAATAgaaagtacctacctactccaCGAAAACTTAAGTAAGCGGATTGTGCATGTGTGTGTAGGGTAGGCGAGCTGGCAAAGTTGCGTCAAGCCACGACCACGAATAACGAGAGGGTAAGTTTGGTTTTAAACAGAATgtaattgattatttatatcgtttaagaacaataaaaaaaatctttatttatcaaCACAGAGTTTTTACTTaccaataaagtttttataacttAGGTTGGTAATACCTACGCTTGGTCGGACGGACCAGCTAAAACTAAACCCGCTGAGTATATCAATATCAGTAAGTAtatcacacataatttaaaaatctttacacATTTTATAGGTACTCATTATATCCCTACTTCGGTAAAATCAggaaaatgtacttaaaatcgGCAACACCAACGgttttaaaccaaaaaaaatggGCTTATCTCTATAGACAGAATACGCACGGCGGAAagtgcgtctctgcctaccccttcggggataaggCGTTCAAAATCACTAATAATCACATCACTACCTGTTAATCTAGTGTCTAAAATAGATGTaggttatgtattttatgtcaataaaaaaaaaagttaaagaagTTCAGCTTTAAACACCGCCAAGACaactaaaatgtttacttacataaatacaGGACGAGTAATAATTGTAGACGTCTCATGTCGATTACCTAATGCGCACGTTTGGTTTGTGAAGAGAGCACCGAGCTACCAACCACGCTGGACTGAATCAACTTAAACGCCAAACATGAGTATATgacataagtattattattaccaattgCCGACGTATGCCATGCATTAAAAGTACAGTGCTTGAGTCATTGCAATAGGTATCGTATGAGGATTTCGACTGTCTGACCAAAATATCTCCTCTATCGCCAACATTGTGCCAGCGCTGTATTCTGTTtagaaggatattgtagccagacTGTAGAATTACTGCCTCTAATCTCGGGACATCTAAAGTATCCTGCTATATTATCTCCTGTctaataataggggaccggcctatgcttgattttgtacattattctatatgtaatggttaataatacgaaaaagaagcactcctgcgaaaactgcataacaattggttaaaaaatgagcgagtaattaatatttaaaatattgtaacgtgcagaagtgggcgcgatatggggatatcgcttcatctctttttttcgcacgcgtcgtaattcccgatgacgtcacatgtgtatacttcgtctcttttctgtttcttgttaattaccccttccaccgaaattcaaagacttataacttgttgattttttaccggattttaataattccttctgtgttataatttatattatgtaaatatttgataatagtaaagaacaaaaatgagtccggtaccctattaaaatctttttaaaacccgccacagcggcccacgtaagtaagTCGCGGtccaggatcagtctgtgtatatctgggtCCAACAGACCAgcaataattgtgtcgactgctgaggtgTAATCATATCTtgtaagtcgacattctattggaccccactccacttaccatcaggtgcagtggggagcACTTTGGCGTGatcgtataaaaacaaaacaacttttaCCCGACGGGATCCATgcagaaataaaaagaatagcagtattatcattataattttttataataattgttttgtgcgcaataaaaataaagccttattattattaactccTGCCTATCGTGAGTGGTGGCTAAAAGGAGGCTATTAGGAATCCTGGTCGTAGACCTGGGTATGCACGGCCTCAAATGGTGCCACTACAAGATGCAGTACAGTTTATAATCAACGTGCTATCGGAAGAGGACCTATGAGTAGGCTTACCATACGTCCCGGTTTGACCGGGATAGTCCCGGTTTGAGATCCCTGTCCCGGCGTCCCGGTCAAACTTGAACAGCACCGACACCCCAACCAATCGTtcccccgccgcgccgcccgtgcCACCCGCGCCAAAGACGAAACAAAAGCGAGCGATAACGAGTGATACCGACTGCAGCAAAATGAAAATGAGCCTCTTTCTCTTCTGCGTCCCGGTTTGGCTCTTCGTAATTATGGTAAGCCTACCTATGAGCCCTAAAAGAGATGAGCTGTGAAGCGGCATTGTGCGGAGACGGCTCCGGAGAATTCGGATGCATTCGCACTGAACATAAGTAACTGAGATAAATTTGATatctataaattacataaaaatgaatctctatttcccttggtcattacatcacgcgtgaacgggttgaacaatttcgctaattctttttttgttgtattaattattgtcaggagaaggttcttatgaaagaaaaaattcagtAAAtcgcgcggaaaattagaaaatttaagaatacttaacgaaaatataaattttatataactgtcaattgtttgaaataattgtcagcgattgacagaatgcccCCTGCAATTTCATAGTtaaaacgggacaacgtctgtcgggtcaattagtaagtaataaattgaTAGGATAAAATTTCTTGATATGCGTTAAAACatcaaaaaataactaataataaataccgCAAAGTAGTTCGAACGCATATATGTCAAAATAATTCGGCTTCATTATAAAtcaagttcaaatatttttcctttatactCCACTTCGTATGGTTGAATACATTGACAAGAGCAGCAATCATTCTGTGACCGCTGGTTTGCTCCAGTGAAGCGTGTACTGATGAAGTTGTGGTTAGGCGGTAACTCGCAAGACTTTTCTATGTCGGGCAGCACAGACTTGAGGAAGCGTTCGTGTTTGTGCACGTCGGTGAAGGTGGCCCACGTATGGATATTGCACATGTTTTCCGAGGTTGGGGATGTGGACACCACGCCGCGCAGGAACGCCGGCTGTAGGAGCTGCCACTTCGCGTGAAAGACCAGCCCGCCGCCGCTGTCACCGCGACATACCGCCGTGCCTGCAGAGACGAGCAAACTTATAATACCTATACGTAGCGCGGTTTTGTGATTTGTACCGTTTTGTCACTAGATGTTCGCAGCGCTGACTGATATTCAATCTCCACTAGCCGTAAGTGTGTGGCAGTCTAGGATCAGCCAGAGTAAATCAGGTCCAAACGGGCCGGCTTAATTGTATCTACTGGCGGCTGATCAGACACTATATGGACCTCATTCCGcctaccatcagatgcaatgagGTCATTTCCGcgtgtaagtataaaaaagaaaaaaatctccACACATTACGCTGGCTGGATATCTAGGTAAACAAAGAACCTGTAGTGCTGCTGCCCACCTGCCTGAAGCATGCATTACGAGTAAAGCTACCCACATGTTAATTTTTTGTCCCACCAAATATAATTGACTGCGGTGAACATATGCTATTACCGATGACTGCAATTCTGAACGACGTAGAAGTTTGACGACAAATATAATacagttacaaaaataaattgccaCGTCTAAGCAGCTCTTTATACGCAATCACAATCActgctaaattaaaaaaaaactaatttagatCTTCTTCTTGAAGTTGTTTAATCACAAtgcgtaataaaaaaataccaactcTTCTACGTAACGATTAAAGAAGCAATGAAGAGCTATGTTCAAAATAACCATTCTCATAATAAAGAGCACACCGAACCCCAACAGATTAAATAAATGGCAAATGAGATAGTAATTGACCTGTAAATGGCTGGTCTTTAACACGGGCGGTATAGTATGTGTGTGATAACACCTATGCTTGATAAAGAAAAAGTCCTGATGTTTATgttcaaataaatgtaaagtgaaaaacacaACTAGTATTTgatatacagagtcattttgaaattgctttactaaatgaaaccacatacttatctaaaccacatacttggaaaaaaacattttacattcgagaaaaataaatattaataaaaagcaattttaattttacgcgccctaatgccgctactactactctaagagaattcatcgcaatggcaacatcatactttcagtcaggaATACACTCACGCATACCTCATATTTGCAATTAACtaaaaaatgatcaaaaaatcataaaactaaaaccaggatcttcggtgaaaatattcgttattaatggataatttttggcacaatttcaGCAAAGGTAAAAACgagtatgttgtttcatttagcaacgcagtgtcaaaatgaccctgtttaAATGTTAATGTTCTATATATTAGAGAAATGATTAGAAAACATATGGAAAGCAGTTTACCCACTAACAGACACTTTTGACGAATAGAACACAACGTAATATTGCCGcagtgaaaatataattagataattcgttgtaatattatgtttgagtACCATTGTCGTATCCGGCGCAGATCTTGTCCCCGGTGATGGAGCTCCTGAAGCCTGCAGGGCTCTGCTCTATACACTTGGCGATGGAGACGACCGGCAGGATGGCGCCCTGCAGTACTTGAGATGCCGGTGAGTTCTCCCCCGTCAGACCCCAGCCCACGATCCTACATGGGCACACAAGCAAACAATATGAACAACCACAATATACTCTCTACCATGCCTCTCCTAAAACCCAGTAAATATCTctgagtatatttaaaaaaatgctgttCTTTAAAACTCGAAAACTGCTAGAAcgatttgtttatattgttttgttcgCTATAGTTTAAGGAAAATCCAAAAGTACACCAGAAAGGGgaaaaaattttaatatattattttttatcgaaatctCCGATTcagaatactttaaaaaaaattttccGTGAGTTATACAACAAtttcgaaaattctttttgcgttacaTTTCGTTTAGCTTCCAATTGGTaccaatttaatttcattagtatGAAACCTTAGAATACGAAGATGCAGATGGAAACTCTTCAAATTCAAACaggattataatcattatttttgtattgggttGAGTACTGGTTTCAAGATGCTAccacaataaaaacatattgttacTTACTTGAACTTCGAAGATCAACCAAAAGGGAACctctaaaaaatttaataagatgagaatgattaattttatatagggTTGGTACCTTGCCCAACTCTCCTT
Coding sequences:
- the LOC115450393 gene encoding clotting factor C, with amino-acid sequence MWVQAGVILSVVSVVCAGYVAHDHGFIESVPFVSGGYRVKSPDLYPWHAGLYTKTTNPYKQICGGTVVSKRAIISAAHCFTLDRHIPPASQYAVAAGKVYRPWNDPHDTTAQKSDVREIKIPPRYQGSAANFQDDIAVVILTKEFVIQLFVTPACVNFNPDLEEAQLREGELGKVVGWGLTGENSPASQVLQGAILPVVSIAKCIEQSPAGFRSSITGDKICAGYDNGTAVCRGDSGGGLVFHAKWQLLQPAFLRGVVSTSPTSENMCNIHTWATFTDVHKHERFLKSVLPDIEKSCELPPNHNFISTRFTGANQRSQNDCCSCQCIQPYEVEYKGKIFELDL
- the LOC115450414 gene encoding modular serine protease-like; its protein translation is MRRLQLLLVLYLCAGKYAGSQLKIIPRISNGYAINSGMAPWHAGLYLKTKNPYKQICGGTVITKNVVVTAAHCIMTDPVDGMPPASQFAVAAGNVYREWNHTDDVDAQRSDVSEIKIPPRYQGFLANFQDDIALLILVNEFRYNEYVQAACINFSADFDEEQLEEGKFGKVVGWGLTNANSGNSRVLRAATFPCVNINKCIAQSPLSFKSSITGDKICAGYTNGTAVCRGDSGGGLVFPSEVNGIVRFFLRGIVSTAFATENMCNIYTWATFTHLLRHEHFVKAYVPDVEEFCAPPSDNAQITIQSRFSGPDRRPKNNKCPCTCPNTE